From Pseudomonas sp. CCI4.2, one genomic window encodes:
- a CDS encoding glucose/quinate/shikimate family membrane-bound PQQ-dependent dehydrogenase — MSTDGALSRTRWLPTLLGLVFLLMGLAMLAGGIKLTQLGGSLYYLIAGIGIAITGVLLMMGRRAALGLYALVLFASTLWSLWEVGLDWWQLVPRLALWFAMGIVLLLPWFRRPLMASGPPTATGTRALSLAVILAGLAALASQFTNPGEIKGQLDRETAGTTSAAPAMPDGDWQSYGRTPFGDRYSPLAQITPENAGKLVPAWTYRTGDIPGPNDPGETTAENTPLKVNGMLYVCTPHSMVIALDPDTGKELWRFDPKISTQKAANFKGWAHMTCRGVAYHDDAAYAAAPTPAVAAVPGQSPAAPAVATATTNACPRRLFLPTADTRLIALNADTGKLCEDFGDKGSIDLGANIGTFAPGGYYSTSPPAVTQNLVVIGGHVTDNVSTDEPSGVIRAFDIHTGRLVWNWDSGNPNDTTPIAPGKTYTRNSPNMWSMFAVDEKLGMLYLPMGNQMPDQWGGNRTPESEKFSAGLTALDINTGHVRWTFQFTHHDLWDMDVGGQPTLMDIKTAGGMKQAVLASTKQGSIYVLDRTNGQPVVPINEIPVPQGAVAGDHTSPTQPKSDLNFMPPPLKERDMWGVTPFDQMLCRIDFKSMRYDGPFTPPSLQGSIVYPGNFGVFDWGGISVDPVRQIAFVNPDYMAFKSRLVPAADIAGGPGRKSETEGVQPNKGAPYGVILEAMLSPLGLPCQAPAWGYVAAVDLTDHTTIWKHKNGTVRDSSPIPIPLTMGVPSLGGTFITKGGVAFLSATLDQYLRAYDVRNGKQLWEGRLPAGGQTTPMTYTGKDGKQYVLVMAGGHGSLGTKQGDYILAFKLPN; from the coding sequence ATGAGCACTGACGGTGCTTTAAGCAGAACCCGCTGGTTACCGACATTGCTCGGGCTGGTGTTTCTGCTAATGGGCTTAGCCATGTTGGCTGGCGGGATAAAACTGACCCAGTTGGGCGGTTCTCTGTATTACCTGATAGCAGGTATCGGCATTGCCATTACCGGCGTGCTGTTGATGATGGGGCGTCGCGCTGCATTGGGCTTGTACGCACTGGTACTGTTCGCCAGTACATTGTGGTCATTGTGGGAAGTGGGCCTGGATTGGTGGCAATTGGTTCCACGCCTAGCACTGTGGTTCGCCATGGGGATTGTGCTGTTGTTGCCATGGTTCCGCCGTCCGCTAATGGCGAGCGGTCCACCGACCGCGACAGGCACTCGGGCCCTGAGCCTGGCGGTGATCCTCGCTGGCTTGGCCGCGCTGGCCAGCCAATTCACTAACCCGGGCGAAATCAAAGGTCAGCTGGACCGTGAAACCGCAGGCACTACCAGCGCCGCGCCGGCCATGCCCGACGGTGACTGGCAGTCCTACGGTCGCACACCGTTCGGTGACCGTTATTCACCGCTGGCACAAATCACCCCCGAAAACGCTGGCAAGCTGGTTCCGGCCTGGACGTATCGGACCGGGGATATTCCTGGGCCGAATGACCCAGGTGAGACCACCGCCGAGAACACCCCGCTCAAGGTCAACGGCATGCTGTACGTCTGCACGCCGCACAGCATGGTGATCGCGCTCGACCCGGATACCGGCAAGGAATTGTGGCGTTTCGATCCGAAAATCAGCACGCAAAAAGCGGCCAATTTCAAAGGTTGGGCGCACATGACATGCCGTGGGGTTGCGTACCACGATGACGCTGCTTACGCGGCCGCTCCGACCCCTGCTGTTGCCGCAGTTCCGGGGCAAAGTCCGGCAGCACCGGCGGTTGCCACCGCAACCACCAACGCGTGCCCGCGCCGTCTGTTTCTGCCAACTGCTGACACCCGTCTGATCGCGTTGAACGCCGACACCGGCAAACTGTGCGAAGACTTCGGCGACAAAGGCTCCATCGACTTGGGCGCCAACATTGGCACCTTCGCCCCAGGCGGTTACTACTCCACGTCGCCACCGGCTGTGACGCAGAACCTGGTGGTGATTGGCGGCCACGTAACGGACAACGTTTCCACCGACGAGCCTTCCGGCGTCATTCGTGCGTTTGACATTCACACCGGTCGCCTGGTCTGGAACTGGGACAGCGGCAACCCGAACGACACCACGCCTATTGCGCCGGGCAAAACCTACACCCGCAACTCGCCCAACATGTGGTCGATGTTCGCGGTGGATGAGAAGCTCGGCATGCTGTACCTGCCGATGGGCAACCAGATGCCTGACCAATGGGGCGGCAATCGAACCCCTGAGTCGGAGAAATTCAGCGCGGGCTTGACCGCTTTGGACATCAACACCGGCCACGTGCGTTGGACGTTCCAGTTCACCCACCACGACCTGTGGGACATGGACGTTGGCGGCCAGCCAACGCTGATGGACATCAAAACCGCAGGGGGTATGAAGCAAGCGGTACTCGCTTCAACTAAGCAGGGCAGCATCTATGTGTTGGACCGGACAAACGGTCAGCCGGTCGTGCCTATCAATGAAATTCCGGTTCCACAAGGCGCAGTGGCTGGCGATCATACGTCCCCTACTCAACCCAAGTCGGACCTGAACTTCATGCCACCGCCGCTGAAAGAACGCGACATGTGGGGCGTGACACCGTTTGACCAAATGCTGTGCCGGATCGACTTTAAGTCGATGCGCTATGACGGCCCGTTCACCCCGCCATCGCTGCAAGGTTCGATTGTGTATCCGGGTAACTTTGGCGTATTCGACTGGGGCGGTATTTCAGTCGATCCGGTGCGTCAGATCGCGTTTGTTAACCCGGACTACATGGCCTTCAAATCACGATTGGTACCGGCAGCCGACATCGCTGGCGGCCCTGGCCGAAAAAGTGAAACCGAAGGTGTGCAGCCGAACAAAGGCGCGCCGTATGGCGTAATCCTCGAAGCGATGCTGTCACCCTTGGGCTTGCCGTGCCAAGCGCCGGCATGGGGTTATGTGGCTGCGGTGGACTTGACCGACCACACCACGATCTGGAAACACAAGAACGGTACCGTGCGTGATAGCTCGCCGATTCCGATTCCACTGACCATGGGCGTACCAAGCTTGGGCGGGACCTTCATCACCAAAGGTGGCGTAGCCTTCCTCAGCGCAACCCTCGACCAGTACCTGCGTGCCTACGACGTTCGTAACGGCAAGCAACTGTGGGAAGGTCGCCTACCAGCCGGCGGTCAGACCACACCGATGACCTACACCGGCAAGGACGGCAAGCAATACGTGCTGGTCATGGCTGGTGGTCATGGCTCATTGGGGACTAAACAAGGCGATTACATTTTGGCGTTCAAACTGCCAAATTAA
- a CDS encoding VF530 family protein, which yields MTTSNNNPLHGVTLEQVLTALVAHYEWSGLAEKIDIRCFKSDPSIKSSLTFLRKTPWARERVEGLYLKLQRSKG from the coding sequence ATGACGACATCCAACAACAATCCCCTGCATGGCGTAACGCTGGAGCAGGTTCTAACTGCGCTGGTGGCCCACTACGAATGGTCAGGGTTGGCTGAGAAAATCGATATTCGTTGCTTTAAAAGCGACCCCAGCATTAAGTCGAGCCTGACGTTTCTGCGCAAAACCCCATGGGCGCGTGAACGGGTTGAAGGTTTGTACCTGAAATTGCAACGCAGCAAGGGCTAA
- the lon gene encoding endopeptidase La — MSDQHTDSATVSEDINAEHDVPEHSTSTSLALPGQNLPDKVYIIPIHNRPFFPAQVLPVIVNEAPWAETLELVSKSDHHSLALFFMDAPPDDTRHFDTHALPEYGTLVKVHHASRENGKLQFVAQGLSRVRIRTWLKHHRPPYLVEVEYPQTPVEATDEVKAYGMALINAIKELLPLNPLYSEELKNYLNRFSPNDPSPLTDFAAALTSATGVELQQVLDCVPMLKRMEKVLPMLRKEVEVARLQKEISAEVNRKIGEHQREFFLKEQLKVIQQELGLSKDDRSADIEQFEQRLEGKTLPPQARKRIDEEMSKLSILETGSPEYAVTRNYLDWASSVPWGVYGKDKLDLKHARKVLDQHHAGLDDIKSRILEFLAVGAYKGEISGSIVLLVGPPGVGKTSVGRSIAESLGRPFYRFSVGGMRDEAEIKGHRRTYIGAQPGKLVQALKDMEVMNPVIMLDEIDKMGQSYQGDPASALLETLDPEQNVEFLDHYLDLRLDLSKVLFVCTANTLDSIPGPLLDRMEVIRLSGYITEEKLAIAKRHLWPKQLKKAGVSKTNLTISDSALRQVIDGYAREAGVRQLEKQLGKLVRKAVVKLIDSPDLVIKLGPKDLEASLGTVVFRNEQVLSGTGVITGLAWTSMGGATLPIEATRIHTLNRGFKLTGQLGDVMKESAEIAYSYVSANLAQFGGDPRFFDEAFVHLHVPEGATPKDGPSAGVTMASALLSLARNQAPKKGVAMTGELTLTGHVLPIGGVREKVIAARRQKIHELILPEPNRGNFEELPEYLKEGITVHFAKRFADVAKILF; from the coding sequence ATGAGCGACCAGCACACCGACTCAGCGACTGTGTCAGAAGACATCAATGCCGAACACGATGTACCCGAACATTCCACCAGTACCAGCTTGGCCCTGCCGGGACAGAACCTTCCGGACAAGGTGTATATCATTCCGATCCACAACCGTCCGTTCTTCCCGGCCCAAGTGCTGCCGGTGATCGTTAACGAAGCGCCTTGGGCCGAGACCCTGGAGCTGGTCAGCAAGTCGGACCACCACTCCCTGGCGCTGTTTTTCATGGACGCGCCGCCCGACGACACCCGCCATTTCGACACCCACGCTTTGCCTGAATACGGCACGCTGGTGAAGGTACATCACGCCAGCCGTGAAAACGGCAAATTGCAATTCGTCGCTCAGGGCCTGAGCCGTGTGCGCATTCGCACGTGGCTCAAACACCATCGCCCACCGTATCTGGTAGAGGTTGAATACCCGCAGACACCCGTCGAAGCGACTGATGAGGTCAAGGCATACGGCATGGCCCTGATCAACGCGATCAAGGAACTGCTGCCGCTGAACCCGCTGTACAGCGAAGAACTGAAAAACTACTTGAACCGCTTCAGCCCCAACGATCCATCGCCGCTGACCGATTTCGCCGCCGCGCTGACCTCGGCCACCGGGGTTGAATTGCAGCAGGTACTCGATTGCGTGCCCATGCTCAAACGCATGGAGAAGGTCTTGCCGATGCTGCGCAAGGAAGTTGAAGTGGCGCGGCTGCAGAAAGAAATATCCGCCGAGGTGAATCGCAAGATCGGCGAACATCAGCGCGAGTTCTTCCTTAAGGAACAACTTAAGGTCATCCAGCAAGAGCTTGGCTTGAGCAAGGACGACCGCAGCGCCGACATCGAACAGTTTGAGCAGCGGCTGGAAGGCAAGACCTTACCGCCGCAGGCCCGCAAGCGCATCGATGAGGAGATGAGCAAACTGTCGATCCTTGAAACGGGCTCGCCGGAATACGCTGTCACCCGCAACTACCTCGACTGGGCCAGTTCGGTGCCGTGGGGCGTCTACGGCAAAGATAAACTCGACCTCAAGCATGCGCGCAAGGTGCTCGATCAACACCATGCCGGGCTCGACGACATCAAGAGCCGCATCCTCGAATTCCTCGCGGTGGGTGCTTACAAAGGCGAGATCAGCGGCTCCATTGTGTTGTTGGTCGGTCCGCCGGGCGTGGGCAAAACCAGCGTTGGCCGTTCGATTGCCGAATCCTTGGGGCGACCTTTCTACCGCTTCAGCGTCGGCGGCATGCGCGACGAAGCGGAGATCAAAGGTCACCGTCGGACCTACATCGGCGCGCAGCCGGGCAAACTGGTCCAAGCGCTCAAAGACATGGAAGTGATGAACCCGGTGATCATGCTCGACGAGATCGACAAAATGGGCCAAAGCTACCAGGGCGACCCTGCCTCGGCGCTGCTGGAAACCCTTGACCCGGAACAGAACGTGGAATTCCTCGATCACTATCTGGATTTGCGTCTGGACCTGTCGAAAGTGCTGTTCGTCTGCACCGCCAACACCCTGGATTCGATTCCCGGCCCGCTGTTGGACCGGATGGAAGTGATTCGCCTGTCGGGCTACATCACTGAAGAAAAGCTCGCCATTGCCAAGCGCCACTTGTGGCCAAAACAGCTGAAAAAGGCTGGCGTGTCGAAAACCAATCTGACTATCAGCGACAGCGCGTTGCGTCAGGTCATCGACGGTTACGCTCGGGAAGCCGGGGTTCGGCAACTGGAAAAACAGCTGGGCAAACTGGTGCGTAAAGCAGTGGTCAAGTTGATCGACAGCCCAGACCTGGTGATCAAGCTCGGGCCCAAAGACCTCGAAGCGTCGCTGGGAACAGTGGTATTCCGTAACGAGCAGGTGCTGTCTGGTACCGGTGTCATTACCGGCTTGGCCTGGACCAGCATGGGCGGCGCGACACTGCCGATTGAAGCAACCCGTATTCACACGCTTAATCGCGGCTTCAAACTCACCGGGCAGTTGGGTGATGTTATGAAGGAATCTGCGGAAATCGCCTACAGCTATGTCAGTGCCAATCTTGCGCAATTCGGTGGGGACCCAAGGTTCTTCGACGAAGCATTTGTCCACTTGCACGTGCCCGAAGGCGCAACCCCGAAAGACGGCCCAAGTGCTGGGGTGACCATGGCCAGCGCTCTGTTGTCGTTGGCGCGCAACCAGGCACCGAAAAAGGGTGTGGCCATGACCGGCGAGCTGACGCTGACCGGGCATGTACTGCCGATTGGAGGGGTTCGTGAAAAAGTCATCGCGGCGCGGCGACAGAAAATTCATGAGCTGATCCTGCCAGAGCCCAACCGAGGCAACTTTGAAGAGCTGCCGGAGTACCTCAAGGAAGGGATAACCGTCCACTTTGCCAAGCGCTTTGCTGACGTAGCGAAGATATTGTTTTAA
- a CDS encoding DUF3034 family protein, with protein MRARLCLWLGCVSALLSVCAQADQGRLIATAGASSIEGAAGGGITPWAVLAGYGEAGEWGSTVFATHIDLPDYALDVKGLAVAFDNRVEMSYARQRLDIGSLASKLHLPQDSLNQDIFGLKVRLFGDVIYDELPQVSLGLEYKHQDDFLVPTLAGAKRASDVEGYLTASRLFMGAAFGYNLLINGGVRYSRANELGLLGFGGDRNDTRSVLKEGSVAVLFNPRWALGMEYREKPHNLSFSNESDWKDLFVGYFPNKHLSFVLAYARLGEIATLSNQNGTYLSVQGSF; from the coding sequence ATGCGCGCTCGTCTGTGTCTTTGGTTGGGTTGCGTATCGGCATTGCTCAGCGTGTGCGCGCAAGCCGATCAAGGTCGGTTGATTGCCACCGCAGGCGCCAGCAGCATCGAAGGCGCAGCGGGTGGAGGAATCACGCCGTGGGCGGTCTTAGCCGGTTACGGCGAGGCGGGCGAGTGGGGCAGCACGGTGTTCGCGACCCATATCGATTTGCCGGACTACGCCCTGGATGTAAAGGGCTTGGCCGTTGCCTTCGATAACCGGGTCGAGATGTCCTATGCGCGCCAGCGCTTGGACATAGGATCGCTGGCGAGCAAGTTGCACCTTCCCCAAGACAGTTTGAATCAGGACATTTTTGGACTGAAAGTGCGGTTGTTTGGCGACGTTATTTACGACGAGCTGCCCCAGGTTTCGCTGGGCCTGGAATACAAGCATCAGGACGATTTTCTGGTCCCGACGCTTGCTGGCGCCAAACGCGCTTCAGACGTCGAGGGTTACCTGACGGCCAGCCGTTTGTTCATGGGCGCGGCGTTTGGCTACAACCTGCTGATCAATGGTGGCGTACGTTACAGCCGCGCCAACGAACTGGGATTGCTGGGCTTTGGCGGTGATCGCAATGACACCCGCAGCGTGCTCAAGGAGGGTTCCGTCGCCGTGTTATTTAACCCGCGCTGGGCGCTGGGCATGGAATACCGCGAGAAGCCGCACAACCTGTCGTTCTCCAATGAAAGCGACTGGAAAGACCTATTCGTGGGTTACTTTCCCAATAAGCACCTGTCGTTCGTGTTGGCCTATGCGCGGCTGGGTGAGATCGCCACCCTAAGCAATCAGAACGGCACGTATTTGTCCGTGCAGGGAAGTTTTTAA
- a CDS encoding methylamine utilization protein produces the protein MRSVFSSVVLVMFSVIFSVSVSAANFEADIVDQQGKPLKFAVLTLQGPPGNVAIALKADMDQRDQQFAPHVLAVHSGTQIAFPNSDNVRHQVYSFSPAKRFELRLYEGTPSLPVLFDKPGVVVLGCNIHDSMLGYVYVTDDPWFAVSGGDGAIKFDQLAAGHYKVTLWHPDSADMQPVSGGEIDVPVNGLRQRFTLPVQPKDTDMDMTPAPSAFGDAFKKAAHE, from the coding sequence ATGCGCAGCGTATTTTCTTCAGTTGTTTTGGTGATGTTTTCAGTCATTTTCAGTGTGAGTGTATCGGCGGCGAACTTCGAGGCCGATATCGTGGATCAACAGGGCAAGCCTCTGAAATTTGCCGTGCTCACTCTGCAAGGACCGCCAGGCAACGTAGCCATAGCCCTCAAAGCCGATATGGACCAGCGCGATCAGCAATTTGCACCGCACGTGCTGGCTGTCCATTCGGGTACACAAATCGCCTTTCCCAACAGCGATAACGTCCGCCATCAGGTGTATTCGTTTTCTCCGGCCAAGCGTTTTGAACTACGGTTGTACGAAGGAACGCCGTCATTACCGGTGCTGTTCGACAAGCCCGGGGTAGTCGTATTGGGCTGCAATATTCATGACTCTATGCTGGGTTATGTGTATGTCACCGATGATCCCTGGTTTGCAGTCAGCGGGGGTGATGGTGCGATTAAATTCGATCAACTGGCTGCCGGGCATTACAAGGTAACGCTCTGGCATCCTGATTCGGCTGACATGCAGCCAGTATCGGGCGGCGAGATCGACGTCCCGGTCAACGGGTTGCGCCAGCGATTCACGCTGCCAGTGCAACCCAAAGACACGGATATGGACATGACCCCGGCGCCGAGTGCTTTTGGCGACGCCTTCAAGAAGGCCGCGCATGAATGA
- a CDS encoding group 1 truncated hemoglobin, with protein MRLLPWMLIAVLAGCAQTPAHDDSLYLALGQRAGLQRIVEGMLLNIAKDPRIVEHFKRVDIVRLRDKLVEKFCVETGGPCRYSGDSMAEVHKGQHLTRSDFNALVEDLIDAMDSQHIPVPTQNGLIAKLAPLRGEVIEK; from the coding sequence ATGCGCCTGTTGCCGTGGATGCTCATTGCCGTGCTGGCTGGCTGCGCGCAAACGCCGGCCCACGATGACAGTCTTTACCTCGCCTTGGGCCAGCGCGCCGGGCTGCAACGCATCGTAGAGGGCATGCTGCTGAACATTGCCAAAGACCCGCGCATCGTCGAGCACTTCAAACGCGTCGACATCGTTCGTCTGCGCGATAAGTTGGTGGAGAAATTCTGCGTCGAAACCGGCGGCCCTTGCCGCTACAGTGGTGACAGCATGGCCGAAGTGCATAAAGGTCAGCACTTGACCCGCAGCGACTTCAACGCCCTGGTGGAAGACCTGATCGACGCCATGGATAGTCAGCACATCCCGGTGCCAACGCAAAATGGCTTGATCGCCAAGCTGGCGCCGTTGCGTGGCGAAGTTATCGAGAAATGA
- a CDS encoding putative bifunctional diguanylate cyclase/phosphodiesterase, whose translation MNLRSSFQARIAGVLILLMLVVIGAVYFAVKAATDNAVRIQAEEQLEVGTRVFQNLLDIRGRQLRDGVQLVAADFGFRDAVSSRDSATIRSVLRNHGARINASDMFLLSMEGKVLASTVEQIPEGSQFRFDKALRTARRTNSSVLIVPLDGKPHLLVESTVLAPLPIGRVVMGFAIDSDFAQELRSLSGLEVSFLAVDNQQSGQMVSTQPDSLYSSLNKVMLDTSQGRQMHLTEHMNQRFLSQSLTLVNSGNPEDGQVIALLQSPVDRAMQAFALLDEKIIWIALGALLASLVGALLLARNVSLPVRALAKAAERIGDGDYQTPLVLKRSDELGRLASAFNSMQSGIAEREQQLAHNALHDTLTGLPNRALAMERLSSAIAAERPVALLYLDIVNFRAINESIGAEGVDHMLQGVGARVQAALRPGDTVARLTANEFLLLLENTSSDGAVAMADKLQQLLLMPQRIGSHDLSLDCCVGIAAYPADGAAPQELLSRAAIARQDAAHLPGRLQIYQEGRDLAHQRQISLIRDLRHAAANNELVLHYQPKLDIRQGVVRQAEALLRWQHPHFGLVSPLEFIVLAERTGSIQLLTHWVIEDVMRQWAQWNSRGLRVQVSLNISADDLLGDELVGRVSTLLEKYQVPPDQLIFEITESAVMREPEHALEVLHRLRECGISLSVDDFGTGYSSLAHLKRLPVQELKIDQSFVRDLDETSEDAVIVRSTIEMSHNLGLKVVAEGVEYERSLRLLERWHCDTAQGYLISRPLTAAVFEAWMAKPLGLPSLMVH comes from the coding sequence ATGAACCTTCGCAGTAGTTTCCAGGCGCGCATCGCTGGCGTATTGATCTTGTTAATGCTGGTTGTCATTGGCGCTGTGTACTTTGCGGTCAAGGCAGCCACGGATAACGCGGTGCGGATTCAAGCCGAAGAACAGTTAGAAGTCGGTACCCGCGTATTCCAGAATTTGCTGGATATTCGCGGTCGGCAACTGCGTGATGGCGTCCAGTTGGTGGCTGCGGATTTCGGTTTTCGTGACGCAGTGTCCAGCCGCGACTCAGCAACCATTCGCTCGGTCTTGCGCAATCATGGCGCGCGGATCAACGCCAGTGACATGTTCCTGCTGAGCATGGAAGGCAAAGTGTTGGCCAGCACCGTAGAGCAGATACCGGAAGGCAGCCAATTTCGTTTCGACAAGGCTTTGCGCACGGCCCGCCGCACCAACTCCTCGGTGCTGATCGTGCCGCTCGATGGCAAGCCGCATCTCTTGGTGGAAAGTACCGTCTTGGCGCCCCTGCCCATTGGGCGGGTAGTGATGGGCTTTGCGATCGACAGCGATTTTGCCCAAGAACTGCGCTCTCTCAGTGGTCTGGAAGTCTCGTTTCTTGCTGTTGATAATCAACAATCCGGGCAAATGGTCAGTACTCAGCCCGATTCGCTTTATAGCAGCCTCAATAAGGTGATGCTCGACACCTCTCAAGGTCGGCAAATGCACCTGACCGAGCACATGAATCAACGCTTCCTCAGTCAGTCGCTGACCCTGGTCAATTCCGGTAATCCTGAAGACGGTCAGGTCATTGCCTTGCTACAAAGTCCTGTGGATCGAGCGATGCAAGCGTTCGCTTTGCTGGATGAAAAAATCATCTGGATCGCCCTTGGGGCGTTGTTGGCCTCGTTGGTGGGTGCTCTGCTGTTGGCGCGCAATGTGTCACTGCCGGTGCGTGCGCTGGCGAAAGCGGCAGAACGCATCGGTGATGGGGATTACCAAACGCCGCTGGTCCTCAAGCGTAGTGATGAATTGGGTCGGCTGGCCAGCGCCTTTAATTCGATGCAAAGCGGCATTGCTGAGCGCGAGCAACAACTGGCGCACAACGCCCTGCACGATACCCTCACTGGTTTGCCTAACCGGGCGTTGGCGATGGAGCGCCTGAGCAGTGCGATTGCTGCTGAGCGCCCAGTTGCGTTGCTGTACCTGGACATTGTCAACTTCCGGGCTATCAATGAAAGCATCGGCGCCGAAGGTGTCGATCACATGCTGCAAGGAGTCGGTGCCCGGGTGCAGGCGGCGCTTCGGCCTGGCGATACCGTTGCGAGACTTACCGCCAACGAGTTTTTGCTGCTGCTGGAGAATACAAGCAGTGACGGTGCCGTCGCCATGGCCGACAAACTGCAGCAACTTTTACTCATGCCCCAGCGGATCGGCAGTCATGACCTGTCGCTCGATTGCTGCGTGGGCATTGCGGCTTACCCGGCCGACGGTGCGGCGCCCCAGGAGTTGCTCAGCCGAGCGGCCATTGCCCGTCAAGATGCCGCGCACCTTCCGGGTCGTTTGCAAATCTATCAGGAGGGTCGCGACCTGGCCCACCAACGCCAGATCAGCCTGATCCGCGATTTGCGTCATGCCGCGGCGAATAACGAATTGGTGCTGCATTACCAACCCAAACTGGACATCCGCCAAGGCGTGGTGCGCCAGGCCGAAGCGTTATTGCGCTGGCAACATCCGCACTTCGGGTTGGTGTCACCATTGGAGTTCATCGTCCTGGCCGAGCGCACTGGCAGCATCCAGCTGTTGACCCACTGGGTGATCGAAGACGTCATGCGCCAGTGGGCTCAGTGGAACAGTCGCGGCTTGCGGGTGCAGGTTTCGTTGAATATTTCGGCTGACGACTTGCTCGGTGATGAGCTGGTCGGGCGGGTGTCGACCTTGCTCGAGAAATACCAGGTTCCGCCGGATCAACTGATCTTTGAAATCACTGAAAGCGCCGTCATGCGTGAGCCTGAGCATGCGCTGGAAGTGCTGCACCGTTTGCGTGAGTGCGGCATCAGCCTGTCGGTGGATGACTTCGGCACCGGCTATTCATCGCTGGCGCACCTCAAGCGGTTGCCGGTGCAGGAACTCAAAATTGATCAGTCGTTTGTCCGTGACCTAGACGAGACCAGTGAAGACGCGGTTATTGTTCGTTCGACCATTGAGATGAGCCACAACCTGGGCCTCAAGGTGGTGGCCGAAGGGGTTGAGTACGAACGCAGCCTGCGCCTCCTTGAACGTTGGCACTGTGATACTGCTCAGGGTTACTTGATCAGTCGTCCATTGACTGCCGCCGTGTTTGAAGCCTGGATGGCCAAGCCATTGGGTTTACCCAGCCTGATGGTTCACTGA